A portion of the Pirellulales bacterium genome contains these proteins:
- a CDS encoding thiamine pyrophosphate-binding protein, producing the protein MAIRGSQAFIEMLSAAGVRYLFGNPGTTELPLMDALAADERIEFILGLQEVPVMGMADGYAMASGRLGVVNLHICAGLGNATGMLYNAWREGTPLLITAGQQDRRLRFEEPILWGDMLGVVRPWTKWAAEIERIEDLPAALRRAMQTALSPPTGPVFLSIPMDVQMAEADLDLTLSATPNPEFRPAAEAVSKAVEVLLAAKRPAILVGSRVVERSAVAELVAVAEQLGAPVFSEPGTTHGRLSFPADHPLYAQGLPLWSPELRERLVEFDALLVVGMDLFRQYVYHEPSRAMPEQIRIVHLDEDQYQLGKNYPLAVALWGGTKSGLAELDAVLTQRMTREQMAAARKRAEQLGQAHRAARGVLVRQAESERAARPMTPLAAMAAIARVLPDNVAVVEEAVTTTNTTFERLGALKNTSGYFGHRGWGLGWGLGCAIGVRLAWPDRSVLALLGDGAALYGIQGLWTAARYKIPVTFVICNNAQYQILKIGAVNMGLEQAGQGRFVGMDIAEPEVDFVGLSESLGVRAERITEPDQLSELVDASLRSDEPHLFDVQISKELPGRLNYG; encoded by the coding sequence ATGGCCATTCGAGGATCGCAAGCATTCATCGAAATGCTTTCCGCGGCGGGGGTGCGGTATCTATTCGGAAATCCGGGCACGACCGAATTGCCGCTGATGGACGCTTTGGCCGCCGACGAGCGGATTGAATTCATTCTCGGCCTGCAAGAGGTCCCCGTGATGGGAATGGCCGACGGCTATGCGATGGCGTCGGGGAGGCTGGGGGTCGTCAATCTTCACATCTGCGCGGGGCTGGGCAACGCGACGGGGATGCTCTACAACGCCTGGCGCGAGGGAACGCCGCTTTTGATCACCGCCGGCCAGCAAGATCGGCGGTTGCGGTTCGAGGAGCCGATCCTGTGGGGAGACATGCTCGGCGTGGTACGGCCTTGGACAAAGTGGGCGGCTGAAATCGAACGAATCGAAGACTTGCCGGCCGCGTTGCGCCGCGCGATGCAGACCGCCCTCTCGCCGCCGACCGGGCCCGTGTTCCTCTCGATCCCGATGGACGTGCAGATGGCGGAGGCGGATTTGGATTTGACGCTCTCGGCGACGCCGAATCCGGAATTTCGGCCGGCGGCGGAGGCCGTGAGCAAGGCGGTTGAGGTGCTGTTGGCGGCCAAGCGGCCGGCGATCCTCGTCGGCAGTCGCGTGGTCGAGCGCAGTGCAGTGGCCGAATTGGTCGCGGTCGCCGAGCAGCTCGGCGCGCCGGTCTTCTCCGAGCCGGGCACTACGCATGGCCGGCTCAGCTTCCCAGCCGATCATCCGCTGTATGCCCAAGGTTTGCCGCTCTGGTCACCCGAATTGCGCGAGCGGCTGGTGGAATTCGACGCGCTGCTGGTCGTCGGGATGGATCTATTCCGGCAATATGTCTACCACGAACCGTCGCGGGCAATGCCGGAGCAGATACGGATCGTGCATCTCGATGAGGATCAGTATCAACTCGGCAAAAACTATCCGCTGGCCGTCGCGCTTTGGGGCGGGACGAAATCCGGCCTGGCCGAATTGGACGCGGTATTGACGCAACGGATGACGCGCGAGCAAATGGCCGCGGCGCGAAAACGAGCAGAACAATTGGGTCAAGCGCATCGCGCGGCGCGCGGCGTGCTCGTCCGCCAAGCTGAATCCGAGCGCGCCGCGCGGCCGATGACGCCGCTTGCCGCGATGGCCGCGATCGCGAGGGTTCTTCCGGACAACGTGGCGGTCGTCGAAGAAGCAGTGACGACGACGAACACGACGTTCGAGCGACTCGGGGCGCTCAAGAACACGAGCGGCTATTTCGGCCATCGCGGCTGGGGCTTGGGGTGGGGACTGGGCTGCGCGATCGGCGTGCGCTTGGCCTGGCCCGACCGGTCCGTGCTGGCCCTGCTCGGCGATGGAGCCGCGCTATACGGAATTCAAGGACTCTGGACCGCGGCGCGATACAAGATTCCGGTCACGTTCGTGATTTGCAACAACGCCCAGTATCAAATCCTCAAAATCGGCGCGGTCAATATGGGTTTGGAGCAGGCCGGCCAGGGGCGATTCGTCGGCATGGACATCGCGGAGCCCGAGGTGGATTTCGTCGGGCTATCCGAATCGCTCGGCGTTCGGGCCGAACGAATCACCGAGCCGGACCAGCTCAGCGAGCTTGTTGATGCGTCACTCCGCAGTGACGAGCCGCATCTATTCGACGTGCAGATCTCGAAGGAACTCCCGGGGCGGTTGAACTACGGGTGA
- a CDS encoding NAD(P)H-hydrate dehydratase, with the protein MNPLLPRLKSRRADSHKGDYGRVLLIGGSRGMPGSISLSGMAALRSGAGLVTLAVPDACQAIVATFEPSYMTA; encoded by the coding sequence ATGAACCCACTCCTTCCTCGCTTAAAATCGCGCCGCGCGGACAGTCACAAGGGTGATTACGGGCGCGTCCTGTTGATTGGTGGATCGCGCGGCATGCCGGGCTCGATTTCATTGAGCGGCATGGCCGCATTGCGAAGCGGTGCGGGGCTGGTCACTCTAGCGGTTCCGGACGCTTGCCAAGCAATCGTCGCCACGTTCGAGCCGTCATATATGACGGC
- a CDS encoding Xaa-Pro peptidase family protein: protein MNPFHVRRDKLRKLMQKAGVESLLVTSFVNVTYLTGFTGDDSYLSLMPSGEALLSDQRYTTQLGEECPGLDLLIRSPKTNMLELVVRAIKASKVARLGIEADSITVGLRDRIADKLPKLSMIPISGLVESLRIVKDKEEIAAIQRAVSQAERAFAVLRASVRPDQTEKELADDLDHQMRQFGAKRASFTPIVAVGPRAALPHARATGKRIGEADFVLIDWGADEGLYKSDLTRVLVTGRISPKLERVYGVVLNAQLQAIKAIRPGATCQEVDSVARGVIEKAGFGRQFGHGLGHGIGLDIHESPRLGQKQKQPLKAGMVVTVEPGVYLPGWGGVRIEDDVLVTKSGHEVLTSVPKEWADVCIG, encoded by the coding sequence ATGAATCCATTCCACGTTCGACGGGACAAGCTCCGCAAGCTGATGCAAAAGGCCGGGGTGGAATCCCTGCTGGTGACGAGCTTTGTCAACGTCACGTATCTGACCGGCTTCACCGGCGACGACAGCTATCTCTCGCTCATGCCATCGGGCGAGGCTCTCCTCAGCGACCAACGTTACACGACGCAACTTGGAGAAGAATGCCCTGGCCTGGATTTGCTGATCCGTTCTCCGAAAACCAACATGTTGGAACTGGTCGTGCGGGCCATCAAGGCCTCCAAGGTCGCTCGACTCGGTATCGAGGCCGATTCGATCACCGTTGGCTTGCGCGATCGAATCGCCGACAAGCTCCCGAAACTGAGCATGATCCCGATCTCTGGATTGGTCGAGAGCCTGAGGATCGTCAAGGACAAGGAGGAAATCGCCGCGATCCAGCGAGCCGTCAGCCAAGCCGAACGCGCGTTTGCCGTATTGCGGGCCTCTGTCCGACCGGATCAAACCGAGAAAGAATTGGCGGACGATCTCGATCATCAAATGCGGCAGTTCGGGGCGAAAAGGGCCAGTTTCACGCCGATTGTCGCCGTCGGTCCGCGGGCCGCCCTGCCCCACGCGCGCGCAACCGGGAAGCGAATCGGCGAAGCGGATTTCGTTCTGATCGATTGGGGCGCCGACGAAGGCCTTTACAAGAGCGACTTGACGCGAGTCTTAGTGACCGGTAGAATCTCGCCCAAACTCGAACGGGTGTATGGAGTTGTGTTGAATGCGCAGCTCCAGGCGATCAAGGCGATTCGCCCTGGCGCTACGTGCCAGGAAGTGGATTCCGTTGCCCGCGGCGTCATCGAAAAGGCGGGCTTCGGTCGGCAGTTTGGGCATGGGCTGGGGCACGGCATCGGCTTGGATATTCATGAATCGCCGCGGCTCGGCCAAAAGCAGAAGCAACCGCTCAAGGCTGGCATGGTGGTCACAGTGGAACCCGGGGTTTATTTGCCCGGCTGGGGGGGCGTGCGAATCGAGGACGATGTGCTGGTGACGAAGTCCGGGCACGAAGTCCTCACCAGCGTTCCGAAAGAGTGGGCCGACGTGTGCATCGGTTAA
- the accC gene encoding acetyl-CoA carboxylase biotin carboxylase subunit: MFKRILVANRGEIALRVIRACRELGIETVAIYSEADRDAYYLSLADEAYCVGTAKAADSYLRIDRVISAAEIGNVQAIHPGYGFLSENAHFNEVCRTCNIDFIGPSPEAMSRLGDKNEARRLAREANVPVVPGSEGLIRNEAEAVRLAHQIGFPVLIKATAGGGGRGMRVAANDLSLKSALQQAAAEAEAAFGNSGIYLERYIERPRHVEVQFIADHHGNVVHLWERDCSVQRRHQKLIEESPSPALDNATRQAMCESAVRLAKTAGYTNAGTCEFIVDQSGTYYFIEVNARIQVEHPVTEMVTGIDLIKSQIRVAAGEALPFKQEDIRVRGAAIECRINAEDPSRNFQPSPGKIERLIAPGGFGVRFDSHAYSGYTVSPHYDSMIGKLIVHQPTRREAIDCMLRALGELRVDGIRTTAPLHREILSHAAFHECRIDTTFVERTWMT; this comes from the coding sequence ATGTTCAAGCGCATCCTCGTAGCCAACCGCGGTGAGATTGCCTTGAGGGTGATCCGCGCGTGCCGCGAATTGGGCATCGAAACGGTCGCCATCTATAGCGAGGCCGATCGCGATGCCTACTATCTCAGCTTGGCCGATGAGGCGTATTGCGTCGGGACGGCCAAGGCGGCCGATAGTTATCTGCGAATCGACCGCGTGATCAGCGCCGCGGAAATCGGCAACGTGCAGGCGATTCATCCCGGCTACGGATTTCTCTCCGAGAACGCACACTTCAACGAGGTCTGCCGTACTTGCAATATCGACTTCATCGGCCCTTCGCCCGAGGCGATGAGCCGATTGGGCGATAAAAACGAGGCCCGGCGACTCGCGCGCGAGGCGAATGTGCCCGTCGTTCCAGGCAGCGAAGGGCTAATCCGAAACGAGGCGGAAGCGGTGCGGCTGGCGCACCAGATCGGCTTTCCCGTGCTCATCAAGGCGACCGCTGGGGGCGGCGGCCGGGGGATGCGCGTCGCCGCCAATGACCTCTCGCTCAAGAGCGCGCTGCAGCAGGCTGCCGCGGAAGCGGAAGCAGCGTTCGGCAATTCCGGAATCTATCTCGAGCGCTATATCGAGCGGCCGAGGCACGTCGAGGTGCAGTTCATCGCCGATCATCACGGCAATGTCGTTCATCTTTGGGAACGCGATTGCTCGGTGCAGCGGCGGCACCAAAAGTTGATCGAAGAAAGCCCATCGCCGGCCTTGGACAACGCAACCCGGCAAGCCATGTGCGAATCGGCCGTTCGGCTCGCGAAGACGGCCGGATACACGAACGCCGGCACGTGCGAATTCATCGTCGACCAGTCGGGCACATACTATTTCATCGAGGTAAACGCCCGCATTCAAGTGGAGCACCCGGTCACGGAGATGGTCACCGGCATCGACTTGATCAAATCGCAAATCCGCGTGGCCGCCGGGGAGGCGCTGCCGTTCAAACAGGAAGACATTCGAGTGCGCGGCGCCGCGATCGAATGCCGGATCAACGCCGAGGATCCCTCTCGGAATTTTCAGCCCTCCCCCGGAAAGATCGAGCGATTGATCGCACCGGGCGGCTTCGGCGTGCGCTTCGATTCCCATGCCTACAGCGGCTACACGGTCTCTCCTCACTACGATTCGATGATCGGCAAGCTGATCGTGCATCAGCCGACGCGGCGCGAGGCCATCGACTGCATGTTGCGGGCGCTCGGCGAGTTGCGCGTGGACGGCATCCGCACGACCGCCCCGCTGCACCGCGAGATTCTCTCCCATGCCGCCTTCCACGAATGCCGCATCGACACGACTTTCGTCGAGCGGACCTGGATGACTTAG
- the larB gene encoding nickel pincer cofactor biosynthesis protein LarB: MDTSLIARLAEQLAAGQISLDHFLHELARPKTADLGDVQLDLDRSRRCGFPEVVFGQGKSVETIERVFGRLLADGFGALATRIGVEQASQLSDRFPTAHYNAVAGTFAVAATKKNPAEENNCGRVVVITAGTTDLAVAEEAAETARWMGAAVQVIVDVGVAGPHRLLAHLDEIQQADAAVVVAGMEGALPSMVGGYVACPVIAVPTSVGYGASLGGFAALLGMLNSCAANVAVVNIDAGFKGGYLAAMIAKRVSSCRTKPI; the protein is encoded by the coding sequence ATGGACACTAGCCTGATCGCCAGATTGGCGGAACAATTGGCCGCCGGCCAGATTTCGCTGGATCATTTTCTGCACGAGTTAGCCCGGCCGAAGACGGCGGATCTCGGCGACGTGCAGCTCGATCTCGATCGTAGCCGGCGGTGTGGTTTTCCCGAAGTGGTTTTTGGACAGGGGAAGAGCGTCGAGACGATCGAACGGGTTTTCGGTCGGCTTCTCGCCGATGGTTTCGGCGCGCTGGCGACTCGGATCGGCGTGGAACAGGCGAGCCAATTGAGCGACCGATTTCCCACAGCGCACTACAATGCCGTCGCCGGGACATTCGCCGTCGCGGCGACCAAGAAGAATCCGGCTGAGGAAAATAACTGCGGCCGAGTCGTCGTCATCACCGCGGGGACGACTGATCTCGCGGTCGCGGAAGAGGCGGCCGAGACGGCTCGTTGGATGGGAGCGGCGGTGCAGGTGATCGTTGACGTCGGCGTGGCGGGGCCGCATCGGTTGCTGGCGCACTTGGACGAGATTCAACAGGCCGACGCAGCGGTCGTCGTCGCGGGTATGGAAGGAGCGCTGCCGAGCATGGTAGGGGGCTACGTCGCGTGCCCGGTGATTGCAGTCCCCACGAGCGTCGGCTACGGCGCCAGCCTCGGCGGATTTGCCGCGCTGTTGGGGATGCTGAATAGCTGTGCGGCGAATGTCGCTGTCGTGAACATTGATGCGGGATTCAAGGGAGGCTACCTAGCAGCGATGATCGCCAAGAGAGTTTCCAGTTGCCGGACCAAACCGATATGA
- the accB gene encoding acetyl-CoA carboxylase biotin carboxyl carrier protein, whose product MSSSGAGGGDIFDVKKVRRLVELMKEHDLAEIDLRQGDQRIRLRRGGEPQLVGGTVYVPTATGSSPPRAATSSAPAATDSALEVIKSPMVGTFYAAGNPESPPFVKVGDHVGPESVVCVIEAMKVFNEIQAEIAGQVAAVLVENGQPVEFGQPLFKIDTRK is encoded by the coding sequence ATGTCTAGTTCGGGCGCCGGCGGCGGCGACATCTTTGACGTCAAGAAAGTGCGCCGCCTGGTCGAGTTGATGAAGGAGCACGACCTCGCCGAAATCGACCTGCGCCAGGGAGACCAGCGAATCCGGCTCCGCCGCGGCGGCGAGCCCCAGCTTGTTGGCGGCACCGTCTATGTGCCCACCGCCACCGGTTCCTCCCCGCCGCGCGCGGCAACTTCCTCGGCACCCGCGGCAACTGATTCGGCGCTCGAGGTGATCAAGAGCCCGATGGTCGGCACTTTCTACGCGGCGGGGAATCCCGAGTCGCCCCCGTTCGTGAAGGTCGGAGACCACGTCGGCCCGGAATCCGTCGTCTGCGTTATCGAGGCGATGAAGGTCTTTAACGAGATTCAGGCCGAAATCGCCGGACAGGTAGCGGCGGTGTTGGTCGAGAACGGCCAGCCGGTCGAATTCGGCCAGCCGTTGTTCAAGATCGACACGCGGAAGTAA